The Anolis carolinensis isolate JA03-04 chromosome 2, rAnoCar3.1.pri, whole genome shotgun sequence genome has a window encoding:
- the gpr142 gene encoding probable G-protein coupled receptor 142 encodes MNVSDPDWENNAKDSDGEEGSICIVDMAAPIYYCILFAVGLPVNILTAIALSRLAARTHKSSYWYLLALTASDILTQVFVVFAGFIIQAAVLGREVPSTFTHAANVLQFTANHASIWVTVLLTVDRYVALCHPLQYRAVSYPERTRKIIAVTFAVSLATGIPFYWWLDVWHDVYPPTTMNKVLKWLHCFIIYFIPCSVFLVTNSVIICKLKHSGRPNRRLSKTTAILLAITTVFIVLWAPRTFVIIYHLYMTSVNQDWRVHLALDVANMVAMLNTSLNFFLYCFVSKTFRRTVREVLLSYRLQCTQLPRKNSFLDPSLKPLGLLGRTSV; translated from the exons ATGAATGTGAGTGACCCAGACTGGGAAAACAATGCCAAAGACTCAGATGGGGAGGAAGGGTCAATTTGCATCGTTGACATGGCTGCACCCATCTATTactgtatcctgtttgctgttGGTCTGCCAG TTAACATTTTGACTGCCATCGCACTCTCACGTCTTGCTGCCCGCACCCACAAATCCTCCTACTGGTACCTCCTGGCCCTCACGGCATCCGATATCCTGACGCAAGTCTTTGTCGTCTTTGCGGGTTTCATCATCCAAGCGGCCGTCTTGGGCCGTGAGGTTCCCAGTACCTTCACCCATGCTGCCAATGTGCTGCAATTCACAGCCAACCATGCCTCCATCTGGGTGACTGTATTGCTGACCGTGGACCGTTACGTGGCCCTCTGCCACCCTCTGCAGTACAGGGCTGTCTCCTACCCAGAGCGCACTCGGAAGATCATTGCTGTCACATTTGCAGTGTCTTTGGCTACTGGAATCCCCTTCTATTGGTGGCTAGATGTCTGGCATGATGTCTACCCACCCACCACCATGAACAAGGTCCTGAAGTGGCTccactgcttcatcatctacttcaTTCCTTGTAGTGTCTTCCTAGTGACCAATTCAGTGATCATTTGCAAGCTCAAGCACTCAGGGAGGCCCAATCGGCGTCTCAGCAAAACCACAGCAATTCTTTTGGCCATCACCACTGTCTTCATTGTCCTCTGGGCTCCAAGAACATTTGTCATTATCTACCACCTCTACATGACCTCAGTCAATCAAGACTGGAGAGTACATCTGGCCCTAGATGTTGCCAATATGGTGGCCATGCTCAACACCTCCCTCAACTTCTTTCTGTATTGTTTTGTCAGCAAGACCTTCAGGCGCACTGTTCGAGAGGTACTGCTATCCTACAGGCTACAATGCACCCAACTACCGAGGAAGAATAGTTTCTTGGATCCATCCTTGAAGCCATTGGGGCTATTGGGTAGAACTTCAGTCTAG